A genomic stretch from Sulfobacillus thermosulfidooxidans includes:
- the gcvPB gene encoding aminomethyl-transferring glycine dehydrogenase subunit GcvPB — translation MDVPVIFERSVPHRQGVRLPECDVPTVDVAKELGSFLRTSSLNLPEVSELDVVRHYTYLSSLNYGVDTGFYPLGSCTMKYNPKVNESVASLPGFADLHPLQPDDTVQGMLTVMRALEDGLAEISGMDAVSLQPAAGAHGELTGILVIRAYIEAQGQKRTTILVPDSAHGTNPATAAMAGFKVKVVPSNARGGVDVQKLREIVDEETAGLMLTNPNTLGLFEEDILEIADIVHGVGGLLYYDGANANAIMGKVRPGDMGFDVVHLNLHKTFSTPHGGGGPGAGPVGVKKALEPFLPLPRIQGHEGHWYWDYNRPQSIGKVRSYYGNPGILIRAYAYLRSHGAEGLKNVSETAVLNANYLLHLLKERYQTPFNRPVKHEFVLSLTPQKKRGARALDVAKRLIDYGVYPPTVYFPLVVEEAMMVEPTETESKETLDRFAASMIQIDDEIDTNPSLLHEAPHHTIVSRLDEAQAARHPVLTYFQKDA, via the coding sequence ATGGATGTCCCGGTAATTTTTGAACGTTCCGTTCCTCACCGGCAAGGCGTTAGGCTCCCGGAGTGTGATGTACCTACGGTTGACGTCGCAAAAGAACTGGGGTCGTTTTTGCGTACCTCATCGTTAAACTTACCGGAAGTGTCGGAATTGGATGTCGTTCGTCATTACACCTATTTGTCCTCCCTCAATTACGGGGTCGATACCGGATTTTATCCTTTGGGATCGTGTACCATGAAATATAACCCGAAAGTCAATGAATCGGTGGCATCCTTGCCAGGTTTTGCCGATTTGCATCCGCTTCAGCCAGATGATACGGTTCAGGGCATGTTGACAGTCATGCGTGCGTTAGAAGACGGATTAGCTGAGATTTCCGGCATGGACGCGGTGAGTCTGCAACCGGCAGCCGGGGCACATGGTGAACTGACGGGCATTCTCGTTATCCGTGCATATATAGAAGCTCAAGGACAAAAACGCACGACGATTTTGGTCCCCGATTCCGCCCATGGCACCAATCCGGCCACGGCAGCCATGGCCGGATTTAAGGTCAAGGTTGTCCCCTCTAACGCCAGAGGTGGGGTGGATGTTCAGAAACTTCGTGAGATCGTCGATGAAGAAACGGCTGGATTAATGCTCACCAATCCTAATACCTTAGGTCTTTTTGAAGAGGATATTCTGGAAATCGCGGATATTGTACACGGCGTTGGAGGCCTATTATATTATGACGGGGCTAATGCCAATGCGATTATGGGCAAAGTCCGACCGGGTGATATGGGCTTTGATGTGGTCCACCTGAATTTACACAAGACCTTCTCCACGCCTCACGGGGGAGGTGGTCCAGGAGCTGGACCTGTGGGCGTGAAAAAGGCCCTAGAACCGTTTTTGCCGTTGCCTCGCATTCAAGGTCATGAAGGACATTGGTATTGGGATTACAATCGTCCCCAGTCTATTGGCAAAGTCCGGTCGTATTATGGGAATCCGGGGATTTTAATCCGGGCCTATGCCTATCTCAGAAGTCATGGCGCCGAGGGATTAAAAAATGTGTCTGAAACCGCCGTGTTAAATGCCAATTACCTTTTGCACTTGTTGAAAGAACGCTACCAAACACCCTTTAACAGGCCGGTCAAACATGAATTTGTGTTGTCTTTGACCCCACAAAAAAAGCGGGGGGCTCGGGCGCTCGATGTCGCCAAGCGGCTTATTGACTATGGAGTCTATCCGCCGACAGTTTATTTCCCATTAGTTGTGGAAGAAGCGATGATGGTAGAACCGACGGAAACGGAAAGCAAAGAAACATTGGACCGTTTTGCCGCATCAATGATCCAAATTGATGATGAAATTGATACCAATCCAAGCCTCTTACATGAGGCACCCCATCATACCATTGTGAGCCGGTTGGACGAAGCCCAAGCTGCCCGTCATCCTGTCTTGACATATTTCCAAAAAGATGCGTAG
- the gcvPA gene encoding aminomethyl-transferring glycine dehydrogenase subunit GcvPA: MRYIPHTDDDKQAMLKALGYTSIDPLFEDIPEAARLGRLLDLPPALSELELQQHMAQLAAENRNVQQLTSFLGAGFYDRFIPAAVGQLAERGEFLTAYTPYQPELSQGTLAAIFEFQTMIAGLCGMYAAQASMYDGASAVGEAALLALAQTGREHLVVSRYVHADSLAVVRTYAHARGAKVMVVDSLDALEKTLAAYPVAGVIWQYPDILGHFRSLPDAISLAHQYGALAIVSSDPVALALLKPPGEWGADVVVGEGQPLGNHLNYGGPTFGFFTVTEKLVRRMPGRLVGQTVDHHGNRGFVLTLQAREQHIRREKATSNICSNHSLNALQATIYMALLGPDGLKQVAELSMHKAHYLAQNLERIGMVRINPDEPFLYEFVVKVPGSVSSLNQHLLSNGILGGFDLGQWDPAFEGLWQIAVTEKRTQQELDALVEEVKRWMSR, from the coding sequence TTGCGCTACATTCCTCACACTGATGATGATAAACAGGCGATGTTAAAAGCCTTAGGTTACACTTCCATTGATCCGCTATTTGAGGATATTCCCGAAGCAGCACGTCTTGGCAGGTTGCTTGATCTTCCACCAGCCTTGTCAGAATTGGAATTACAACAACATATGGCACAGTTGGCCGCTGAGAATCGGAATGTTCAACAACTAACTTCCTTTCTCGGTGCGGGATTTTATGATCGGTTTATTCCTGCCGCTGTAGGGCAATTAGCGGAACGCGGCGAATTTCTCACGGCTTATACCCCATACCAACCGGAATTGTCGCAAGGAACTCTCGCGGCAATTTTTGAGTTTCAGACCATGATAGCTGGACTCTGTGGAATGTACGCGGCGCAAGCGTCGATGTATGATGGGGCTTCTGCCGTCGGCGAAGCCGCCCTGCTTGCTTTAGCTCAAACGGGTAGAGAACATTTAGTGGTATCGCGCTATGTTCATGCCGACAGCCTTGCCGTCGTTCGTACCTATGCTCATGCCCGTGGTGCCAAGGTTATGGTTGTGGATTCGCTCGACGCGTTGGAGAAAACCTTAGCCGCATATCCTGTCGCTGGGGTCATTTGGCAATATCCTGATATTTTGGGACATTTTCGTTCGTTGCCCGATGCTATTTCGCTCGCTCACCAGTATGGTGCGTTAGCGATTGTATCTTCCGATCCGGTAGCATTAGCACTATTGAAGCCGCCGGGGGAATGGGGAGCGGATGTGGTCGTAGGAGAGGGACAACCGCTAGGAAATCACCTGAACTACGGGGGTCCCACCTTCGGTTTCTTTACCGTGACCGAAAAGCTAGTGCGGAGAATGCCTGGACGCTTAGTCGGACAAACCGTCGACCATCATGGAAATCGCGGATTTGTGTTGACATTGCAAGCTCGCGAACAACATATCCGCCGGGAAAAAGCGACCTCCAATATTTGTTCCAATCATTCTCTGAATGCTTTACAGGCCACCATTTACATGGCCTTATTAGGTCCCGACGGGCTCAAGCAAGTCGCGGAACTGTCTATGCATAAAGCGCATTATCTTGCTCAGAATTTGGAACGTATCGGAATGGTCCGAATAAATCCTGACGAGCCATTTTTATATGAATTTGTCGTAAAAGTTCCAGGCTCCGTGTCTTCTTTAAATCAGCACCTCTTAAGCAATGGAATTTTAGGCGGATTTGACTTGGGACAATGGGATCCAGCCTTTGAGGGACTTTGGCAAATTGCTGTTACGGAGAAACGTACTCAACAAGAATTAGATGCGCTGGTCGAGGAGGTAAAAAGATGGATGTCCCGGTAA
- the gcvH gene encoding glycine cleavage system protein GcvH, whose product MKIPENLKYTRDHEWIDDEGRVGITDYAQESLGDVVFVELPQVGQVVKTGEAFGVVESVKSVSDLYSPVDGTVTAVNEALNETPELINQDPYNQGWIIQVDVQGYGEELLDAKAYQQQVEGE is encoded by the coding sequence GTGAAAATCCCGGAAAACCTGAAATATACCAGAGATCACGAGTGGATTGATGACGAAGGGCGTGTCGGAATTACCGATTATGCCCAGGAATCGCTCGGGGATGTGGTTTTTGTGGAACTCCCCCAAGTGGGGCAAGTGGTTAAAACAGGAGAAGCTTTTGGCGTCGTAGAATCGGTAAAATCCGTATCGGATTTATATAGTCCAGTTGATGGCACAGTTACAGCTGTAAACGAGGCGCTCAATGAAACTCCAGAGCTCATAAACCAAGATCCCTACAACCAAGGCTGGATTATTCAAGTGGATGTTCAGGGATATGGTGAAGAATTATTAGATGCGAAGGCTTATCAGCAGCAAGTCGAAGGAGAATAA
- the gcvT gene encoding glycine cleavage system aminomethyltransferase GcvT, protein MKTTPLTAWHKEHGAKMMEFGGYDMPVEYQGIIQEHEAVRHAVGMFDVSHMAEFLIEGEESPRFLDDLVTNTPSQLESGQALYTPMCYPHGGTVDDLLIYRIAPQKFLMVVNAANHDKDWTWIVEQAQKYPSIQLIDVSEETALIAVQGPLAKDLIQPLTSTNLDTLDYYHAAFDVPVNNINVHLSRTGYTGEDGFELYVKADQALALWEKFYELGVKPVGLGARDTLRLEARLPLYGHELSEDISPLEAGLGIFVKFDKTDFIGREALWNQKTTGLTRKIVGITLEGGIARSGYAVSNAEGKPIGVITSGSYSPTLKKPIALALVESSYAKPGQHFSVMIRNRAVPTLSVKTPFYRRPI, encoded by the coding sequence TTGAAGACAACACCACTAACCGCATGGCACAAAGAGCATGGTGCCAAAATGATGGAATTTGGCGGTTATGACATGCCTGTGGAATACCAGGGCATTATCCAAGAACATGAGGCAGTCCGTCATGCGGTCGGGATGTTTGATGTATCGCATATGGCGGAGTTTCTCATTGAAGGAGAAGAATCTCCACGGTTTTTAGATGACTTGGTGACGAATACCCCATCGCAATTGGAAAGCGGTCAAGCTTTATATACGCCAATGTGTTATCCCCATGGGGGCACGGTTGATGATTTGTTGATTTATCGCATCGCCCCCCAAAAATTCCTTATGGTTGTGAATGCCGCCAACCATGATAAAGATTGGACATGGATTGTCGAACAGGCTCAAAAGTATCCTAGTATTCAGCTTATTGATGTCTCGGAAGAAACGGCATTAATTGCGGTGCAAGGACCTCTGGCAAAAGATCTGATCCAACCTTTAACATCCACGAACTTGGACACGTTAGATTATTATCATGCAGCTTTTGATGTTCCGGTAAATAACATCAATGTCCACTTGTCCCGTACAGGATACACAGGCGAAGACGGTTTCGAACTGTATGTCAAGGCGGACCAAGCTTTAGCCTTATGGGAGAAATTTTACGAGCTAGGTGTCAAACCTGTCGGACTAGGAGCTCGCGATACCTTACGGCTGGAAGCACGATTACCCTTGTATGGGCATGAGTTGTCCGAAGACATTTCTCCACTGGAAGCAGGCCTGGGAATCTTTGTCAAGTTTGATAAGACTGATTTCATTGGTCGTGAGGCCCTTTGGAATCAAAAGACAACGGGCTTGACCAGGAAAATTGTGGGGATCACGCTTGAGGGCGGTATTGCTCGCTCGGGATATGCGGTTTCGAATGCCGAGGGAAAACCCATTGGAGTGATTACCTCAGGGAGTTATTCACCGACTTTGAAAAAACCTATTGCGTTAGCATTGGTTGAGAGTTCCTATGCAAAACCCGGACAACACTTTTCAGTCATGATCCGCAATCGGGCGGTGCCTACCCTCAGTGTCAAAACCCCATTTTATCGTCGACCGATTTGA
- the aroB gene encoding 3-dehydroquinate synthase, whose protein sequence is MDKAIVIESQSYQKSEVMIGHETLSAWPWSSWLPENVPVVMVVDPKLEMRLEPLISAIETNRQAHLAVVPRTIAEHDKTLETVAALYRDFGKNRVTRDTVVVAVGGGVLTDLVGYVAATYLRGLQWIAVPTTLLAQVDAAIGGKVAVNTEFGKNLVGAFHLPSIVAVDTAMLATLPLTEWRAGLGEVIKSALIAGGRLYDWVQQKQEPLGELTPWWASVIAETAALKARVVQADLYEQNQRMFLNFGHTAGHALENYFGYGTLTHGEAVGLGTLVALRLSERVLGLRKEIREQVMEWLRQWGLPTKSQPFDPVKIYEIMAQDKKARAYGLQWVLLKDIGDPVVTRQVDSQQVLEALEEIQ, encoded by the coding sequence GTGGACAAGGCAATTGTGATTGAGTCCCAAAGTTATCAAAAATCGGAGGTCATGATTGGTCATGAGACCTTATCAGCATGGCCGTGGTCATCGTGGTTACCTGAAAATGTGCCAGTAGTCATGGTCGTGGATCCGAAACTTGAAATGCGGCTGGAGCCCTTAATTTCCGCTATTGAAACAAATCGTCAGGCCCATTTGGCTGTGGTGCCAAGGACCATTGCGGAACACGACAAAACGCTGGAAACGGTGGCGGCTTTATACCGGGATTTTGGAAAAAACCGGGTGACCCGGGATACCGTTGTTGTGGCGGTAGGCGGGGGTGTCCTGACGGATTTGGTTGGCTATGTGGCGGCGACCTACCTAAGAGGATTACAGTGGATAGCTGTACCTACCACATTACTGGCCCAAGTGGACGCTGCTATTGGGGGAAAAGTGGCTGTAAATACTGAGTTCGGTAAGAATCTTGTGGGGGCCTTTCATCTGCCTTCCATTGTGGCTGTTGATACCGCAATGTTAGCCACTTTGCCGTTAACAGAGTGGCGGGCAGGGCTAGGAGAAGTCATCAAATCAGCACTGATTGCTGGTGGGCGCCTTTATGATTGGGTTCAGCAAAAACAAGAACCTTTGGGCGAACTTACTCCCTGGTGGGCATCTGTTATTGCTGAAACCGCAGCACTTAAGGCACGTGTCGTGCAGGCTGATCTTTACGAACAAAATCAACGCATGTTTTTAAACTTTGGTCATACCGCAGGACATGCTCTCGAAAACTATTTTGGTTACGGCACACTTACCCATGGAGAAGCGGTGGGACTCGGAACGCTCGTGGCCCTTCGTTTGTCCGAACGCGTGTTGGGACTCCGAAAAGAAATTCGTGAACAGGTTATGGAATGGCTTAGACAGTGGGGGCTTCCTACCAAGAGCCAGCCGTTCGATCCTGTGAAAATCTATGAGATTATGGCCCAAGACAAAAAAGCCCGAGCTTATGGGTTACAGTGGGTCTTATTAAAGGATATTGGAGATCCCGTGGTTACTCGGCAAGTAGATTCGCAACAGGTGCTGGAGGCACTAGAGGAAATTCAGTGA
- a CDS encoding shikimate kinase, with amino-acid sequence MSGNTRRHILLTGMMGSGKSTIGQRLADVLKWPFFDLDEEIEKRYAMTIGQIFGQYGEEIFRQWEEETLERMLAHDVAIVLALGGGALLREKSHSLVKPHHVIWLDAPSSELWRRVKDTDRPLVAQGQEAFFLMHQARQVVYEKVASLKIECVGDPSTVVAAIFQGLGADIGGQGNCD; translated from the coding sequence ATGTCCGGGAATACTAGACGCCATATTCTTTTAACGGGCATGATGGGGAGTGGCAAATCGACGATTGGTCAGCGATTAGCTGATGTGCTGAAGTGGCCCTTTTTTGATCTCGATGAGGAGATTGAAAAGCGTTATGCGATGACCATTGGGCAAATCTTTGGCCAGTATGGCGAAGAGATTTTTCGGCAGTGGGAAGAAGAAACACTCGAACGCATGCTGGCGCATGACGTGGCTATCGTCTTGGCGTTAGGCGGTGGAGCCTTACTGCGAGAAAAGAGTCATAGTCTGGTAAAACCTCACCATGTTATTTGGCTTGATGCACCGAGCAGCGAATTATGGCGCCGCGTCAAAGACACGGACCGGCCTTTAGTGGCGCAAGGACAAGAGGCATTTTTTCTGATGCATCAGGCCAGACAGGTTGTCTACGAAAAAGTCGCATCGTTAAAAATCGAATGCGTTGGCGATCCCAGTACAGTGGTCGCAGCCATTTTCCAAGGGTTGGGGGCAGATATTGGTGGACAAGGCAATTGTGATTGA
- the aroC gene encoding chorismate synthase produces MEYHLALWRFMTAGESHGPGLVGIVDGVPSQVPVTSELINQDLARRQKGYGRGGRMAIEKDQVEFFGGVRHGKTLGSPVALLVKNRDFVNWQESMAPDEGKPDRIVTRPRPGHADLVGGIKYQHRDLRNVLERASARETTMRVALGAVARSFLHELGIEVRGHVISIGDVHAPYKDYTLEEILASENSPVRVVDPSSEKAMTDAIDRAKEAGDTLGGIFEVKAFGLPVGLGSYVQWHRRIEGQLAQALLSIPAMKAVEVGTGMAQADVPGSAVHDAIWWDKERGFSRLSNRAGGIEGGITTGMPLVVRIAMKPLSTLLSPLGSFDIESKEPFLAQVERSDVTAVPPAVVVGEAMVMHVLANAVLEKFGGDSLPEIQERIQAWERYVREY; encoded by the coding sequence GTGGAATATCATTTGGCATTATGGCGGTTCATGACGGCGGGAGAATCTCACGGACCGGGATTAGTTGGAATTGTCGACGGGGTTCCGTCTCAAGTTCCGGTGACGAGTGAATTAATCAATCAAGATTTGGCCCGACGTCAAAAAGGGTATGGTCGCGGGGGACGAATGGCGATCGAAAAGGATCAAGTCGAGTTTTTTGGGGGCGTGCGTCACGGTAAAACCTTAGGCAGTCCGGTGGCGTTGCTAGTCAAAAATCGGGATTTTGTGAACTGGCAGGAATCTATGGCGCCTGATGAAGGCAAACCCGATCGAATTGTGACCCGTCCTAGACCAGGACATGCCGATTTAGTTGGGGGCATCAAATATCAGCACCGGGATCTGCGTAACGTTCTCGAACGCGCGTCGGCTCGGGAAACGACTATGCGTGTCGCATTAGGAGCAGTCGCGCGCAGTTTTCTTCATGAACTGGGCATCGAAGTACGGGGACATGTCATTAGCATTGGAGACGTGCATGCGCCATATAAGGACTATACCTTAGAAGAAATCCTTGCATCAGAAAATTCACCGGTTCGTGTGGTCGATCCGTCAAGTGAAAAAGCCATGACAGACGCCATTGACCGGGCTAAAGAGGCTGGGGACACGTTAGGAGGAATTTTTGAGGTCAAGGCATTCGGCCTGCCAGTGGGACTGGGCAGTTATGTGCAATGGCACCGCCGGATTGAGGGACAATTGGCCCAGGCTCTCCTTAGCATCCCGGCCATGAAGGCTGTTGAGGTGGGAACAGGCATGGCTCAGGCTGATGTGCCCGGTTCAGCCGTCCATGACGCGATTTGGTGGGATAAGGAGCGAGGTTTTAGCCGATTAAGTAACCGTGCTGGAGGTATTGAAGGCGGTATTACGACCGGAATGCCCTTAGTCGTACGCATTGCCATGAAACCCCTTTCAACCCTGCTATCGCCTTTGGGCTCGTTTGACATTGAAAGCAAGGAACCATTTTTGGCCCAAGTCGAGCGTTCTGATGTTACGGCCGTTCCTCCGGCTGTGGTCGTGGGAGAAGCGATGGTGATGCATGTCCTTGCCAATGCCGTTTTGGAGAAGTTCGGCGGAGATAGTTTGCCCGAGATTCAGGAACGGATTCAAGCTTGGGAACGATATGTCCGGGAATACTAG
- a CDS encoding prepilin peptidase, with product MDNFWASMLAAFVMSVAAPYWGLTEAVSLRARMMMAVVIIFLSVALGWYDGHWNPLDDGFVGLWTVVAYVDAKERIIPNRFVLLTILWGVVVTPWTLQIAMHDLATGLGLFAFYLLVHFVTSGGLGMGDVKFSGAQGFVLGWPQGLLASVVGLWAAGLYSLILLVVFRRSRGQAIALGPFLVLGGLAGLVGLLH from the coding sequence ATGGATAACTTTTGGGCTAGTATGCTCGCAGCATTTGTCATGTCCGTAGCAGCGCCTTATTGGGGCTTAACAGAAGCGGTGTCATTGCGCGCCCGAATGATGATGGCGGTTGTGATTATCTTTTTATCTGTTGCTCTGGGCTGGTATGATGGGCACTGGAATCCCCTTGATGATGGGTTTGTGGGATTATGGACGGTTGTAGCCTATGTCGATGCGAAAGAACGTATTATCCCGAACCGTTTTGTTTTACTGACCATACTCTGGGGCGTTGTGGTGACGCCATGGACTCTTCAGATCGCAATGCACGACTTAGCGACGGGATTAGGTCTTTTTGCTTTTTACTTGTTGGTCCATTTTGTGACATCCGGGGGACTTGGCATGGGCGATGTGAAATTTAGTGGGGCGCAAGGCTTTGTTTTAGGGTGGCCTCAAGGCTTATTGGCGTCGGTAGTGGGCTTATGGGCAGCCGGACTCTACTCCCTGATTTTACTCGTCGTGTTTCGGCGATCGCGCGGGCAAGCAATTGCGCTAGGTCCTTTTCTGGTATTAGGAGGATTGGCAGGTCTCGTTGGTTTATTACATTAG
- a CDS encoding shikimate dehydrogenase family protein, protein MELFAVFGQPIHHSLSPQMHNAAFKYFDRPAFYLPVECPPHELLQRLDAFRQLGGRGVNLTRPLKELIVPHLHSASSWVEKAQAANVIVWQEDSWVGDNTDVQALMAYIPDTGPHYFGKVAWVLGQGGVARASVVALEAKGYEVVVFGRRSSNKSSWHYHWVEWDNDMFRHPHCDVFVNATPLGQIGENLWDVRPEFDPHTLVVDWVYRPNNTVLLTQGREAGCRVVDGLSLLVKQAVLSWQLWFGSVGPEDVMTNAVREYFYG, encoded by the coding sequence ATGGAACTTTTCGCGGTATTCGGTCAACCCATTCATCATTCGCTCTCTCCCCAAATGCATAATGCCGCGTTCAAATATTTTGATCGTCCAGCATTTTACCTTCCTGTTGAATGCCCACCCCATGAGTTGTTGCAGCGTTTGGATGCTTTCCGTCAACTCGGTGGACGTGGAGTCAATTTGACACGCCCATTAAAGGAACTCATTGTCCCCCATTTACACTCGGCATCATCTTGGGTCGAAAAGGCCCAAGCGGCCAATGTGATTGTTTGGCAAGAGGACTCTTGGGTTGGCGATAACACCGACGTTCAGGCATTAATGGCCTATATTCCTGATACTGGCCCCCATTATTTCGGCAAAGTCGCTTGGGTTTTAGGGCAAGGAGGGGTAGCCCGGGCGAGTGTGGTGGCTTTAGAAGCCAAAGGTTATGAGGTCGTTGTTTTTGGGCGGCGTTCCTCTAATAAGTCTTCATGGCATTATCACTGGGTCGAATGGGATAACGATATGTTTCGCCATCCTCACTGCGATGTGTTTGTCAATGCAACGCCCCTTGGACAAATCGGCGAAAATCTGTGGGATGTCCGCCCGGAATTTGACCCTCATACACTTGTTGTGGATTGGGTCTACCGTCCCAACAACACGGTACTTTTGACGCAAGGGCGGGAGGCCGGGTGTCGGGTTGTGGATGGGCTCAGTTTGCTGGTGAAACAAGCGGTGCTCTCATGGCAATTGTGGTTTGGTAGTGTGGGTCCTGAAGATGTAATGACGAACGCGGTTCGCGAGTACTTTTATGGATAA
- a CDS encoding YqeG family HAD IIIA-type phosphatase, translating into MIKLLQPRLFLTSIFDLDLARLHDRGVRGLIMDLDNTLVGWNRPDLSQELKMWFQDVRAHGFKMCIVSNNMTERVEQFAEKVGVMAIPKAAKPRRRSFRLAMRKMGTTRHNTAVIGDQVFTDILGGNRLRLFTILVHPIDTHEYWTTRLVRKLERYVVRRPHFPQSFSH; encoded by the coding sequence ATGATAAAATTGTTGCAGCCTCGCCTTTTTCTTACCTCTATTTTCGATCTCGATTTGGCCCGTCTGCATGACCGTGGAGTGCGGGGATTGATCATGGATTTGGATAATACCCTCGTTGGTTGGAATCGACCCGACTTAAGTCAAGAGCTGAAAATGTGGTTCCAAGATGTTCGAGCGCATGGCTTTAAAATGTGTATTGTGTCCAATAATATGACCGAACGTGTCGAGCAATTTGCAGAAAAAGTTGGAGTCATGGCAATTCCGAAAGCGGCCAAACCGAGGCGGCGTTCTTTTCGTTTAGCCATGAGAAAAATGGGTACGACACGTCATAATACAGCGGTGATTGGAGACCAAGTTTTTACGGATATTTTGGGCGGAAACCGCCTGCGTTTATTCACTATCTTGGTCCATCCCATCGACACCCATGAATATTGGACGACACGCCTAGTCCGGAAATTAGAGCGATATGTCGTGAGACGCCCGCATTTTCCACAAAGTTTTTCGCACTAG
- the sufC gene encoding Fe-S cluster assembly ATPase SufC gives MPAPVLEIKDLHVNIDDKPILKGVNLTVKGGEIHAIMGPNGTGKTSLAQTLMGHPRYHVTQGEVLLDGQDVLAMKTDARARAGLFLAMQYPSEISGVTTANFLRTAINSRRGEGNQIPLKEFRDKLDRTMEFLEMDPKFANRYLNEGFSGGEKKRNEILQMLMLEPRIAILDEIDSGLDIDAIKVVAKGVQSLAGPNFGVLLITHYQRILSYLKPDVVHIMMDGHIVKTGDYRLAEELEVKGYEWVRNELLNQVQ, from the coding sequence ATGCCAGCACCAGTACTGGAAATCAAAGATCTGCACGTAAATATTGATGACAAGCCCATCTTGAAGGGGGTCAATTTGACAGTTAAGGGGGGCGAAATTCACGCCATTATGGGTCCCAATGGCACGGGAAAAACTTCACTCGCCCAAACCTTAATGGGTCATCCCCGTTATCATGTGACACAGGGTGAAGTGCTTTTAGATGGTCAAGACGTCTTGGCCATGAAAACAGATGCCCGCGCCCGCGCCGGACTGTTTTTGGCGATGCAGTACCCCAGTGAAATTTCCGGTGTGACTACCGCCAATTTTCTTCGAACAGCCATTAATTCCAGGCGGGGTGAAGGAAACCAAATTCCTCTAAAAGAATTTCGCGATAAACTCGACCGGACTATGGAATTTTTAGAAATGGATCCCAAGTTTGCCAATCGATACTTAAACGAGGGGTTTTCCGGTGGGGAAAAGAAGCGCAACGAAATTTTGCAAATGCTCATGTTAGAACCGCGTATCGCGATTCTTGATGAGATTGATTCTGGACTGGACATTGACGCCATTAAAGTCGTGGCTAAAGGAGTGCAATCGTTGGCCGGTCCTAATTTTGGTGTGCTCCTCATTACCCATTATCAACGCATTTTATCCTATCTCAAGCCCGATGTGGTGCACATCATGATGGATGGACATATCGTCAAGACTGGAGACTACCGGTTAGCCGAGGAACTGGAAGTCAAGGGTTACGAGTGGGTTCGCAACGAATTGCTCAATCAGGTGCAGTAA